The following are from one region of the Arcobacter defluvii genome:
- a CDS encoding class I SAM-dependent methyltransferase — MNRFDEAAKTWENKQTSIESSNACVENFKKYITLNENSKILDYGCGTGFIAFALSTEQNNVVGMDYSIGMINKFNEKAKELNFSNIQAIQHNINEEDLPKNEFNLFISSMTMHHIKDTKMFAKKAYESLVDGGIICINDLEEEDGTFHSRHNNDGVEHFGYDIEKVCKIFEDVGFEIISCDTVFVHERNDKEYPLFNLIGKK; from the coding sequence TTGAATAGATTTGATGAAGCAGCTAAAACTTGGGAAAATAAACAAACAAGTATTGAAAGTTCAAATGCCTGTGTAGAAAATTTCAAAAAATATATAACTTTAAATGAAAACTCTAAAATTTTAGATTATGGTTGTGGAACTGGATTTATAGCTTTTGCTTTAAGTACAGAACAAAATAATGTTGTAGGGATGGATTATTCTATAGGAATGATTAACAAATTTAATGAAAAAGCAAAAGAATTAAATTTTTCAAACATACAAGCAATACAACATAATATCAATGAAGAAGATTTACCAAAAAATGAATTTAATTTATTTATCTCTTCAATGACTATGCATCATATCAAAGATACTAAAATGTTTGCAAAAAAAGCTTATGAAAGTTTAGTTGATGGTGGAATAATTTGTATAAATGATTTAGAAGAAGAAGATGGAACTTTTCATTCTCGACATAATAACGATGGAGTTGAACACTTTGGATATGATATAGAAAAAGTATGTAAAATTTTTGAAGATGTTGGATTTGAAATAATTTCATGTGACACAGTATTTGTACATGAAAGAAACGATAAAGAATATCCACTTTTTAATTTAATAGGGAAAAAATAA
- the pgeF gene encoding peptidoglycan editing factor PgeF, which produces MSQKILINFTTTQDGNLAYHVGDIKENVDKNRENLAIKLNFKNENLVYMNQVHGNNVQIVDEKSLKLIDNCDGLITNSKNLPLMVMVADCIPILFYDEIQGVIAAVHAGRNSTFLRIAEITAKKMIENFSCKVEDIKVIMGPSIQKCCYEVSDELLKIVKTSFGEEFCIDKNIDLQGINKMLLENLGIKNIEISNICTKCSNKPYFSFRKNPKTGRFAGIISITNV; this is translated from the coding sequence ATGAGCCAAAAAATTTTAATAAATTTTACAACAACACAAGATGGTAATTTAGCTTATCATGTTGGTGATATAAAAGAAAATGTAGATAAGAATAGAGAAAACTTAGCAATAAAACTAAATTTTAAAAATGAAAATCTTGTTTATATGAACCAAGTTCATGGAAATAATGTACAAATTGTAGATGAAAAATCACTTAAATTGATAGATAATTGTGATGGATTGATTACAAATTCTAAAAATCTACCTTTGATGGTAATGGTAGCAGATTGTATTCCAATACTGTTTTATGATGAAATTCAAGGTGTAATTGCAGCTGTTCATGCAGGAAGAAATTCTACTTTTCTAAGAATTGCAGAGATTACAGCAAAAAAAATGATAGAAAATTTTTCTTGTAAAGTAGAAGATATAAAAGTAATTATGGGACCATCAATTCAAAAATGTTGTTATGAAGTAAGTGATGAACTTTTAAAAATTGTAAAAACTTCATTTGGAGAAGAGTTTTGTATAGATAAAAACATTGATTTACAAGGAATCAATAAAATGTTATTAGAAAATTTAGGAATAAAAAATATAGAAATCTCGAATATTTGTACAAAATGTTCAAATAAACCATATTTTTCTTTTAGAAAAAATCCCAAAACAGGAAGATTTGCAGGAATTATAAGTATTACTAATGTATAA
- a CDS encoding malic enzyme-like NAD(P)-binding protein, giving the protein MSTKVTKEEALEYHRVPNPGKVAISTTTRLETQRDLSLAYSPGVAYPCEEIQKNPELAFEYTSKRNLVAVISNGTAVLGLGDIGAIASKPVMEGKSVLFKKFAAVDSFDIEVDETDIDKFCEVVKAISPTFGGINLEDIKAPECFEIEKRLVEELNIPVMHDDQHGTAIITSAALINASEMMGEKLEDMKVVVVGAGASAIACSTMYKELGVKNLIMCDSKGVIHKGRTDLNKYKKEFITQTDITTMEEAFKNADMVLGLSRPGTFTVEHIKLMNDEPIIFTLANPTPELFPEEVKAVKPKAIIGTGRSDYPNQVNNVLGFPFIFRGALDVQARKINMHMKKAAAYAIANLAKEPITDQLKASFGDLTYGREYIIPIPFDKRLMVEVSSAVALGAVESGVARIKNFDLEKYREKLASML; this is encoded by the coding sequence ATGAGTACGAAAGTTACAAAAGAAGAGGCATTAGAGTATCACAGAGTTCCAAATCCAGGGAAAGTTGCAATTTCAACAACTACAAGATTGGAAACTCAAAGAGATTTATCCTTGGCATATTCTCCTGGTGTTGCTTATCCTTGTGAAGAGATTCAAAAAAATCCAGAATTAGCTTTTGAATATACATCTAAGAGAAATCTTGTTGCAGTTATTTCAAATGGTACAGCAGTTCTTGGACTTGGTGATATTGGAGCAATTGCTTCAAAACCAGTTATGGAAGGTAAATCTGTATTATTTAAAAAATTTGCTGCTGTTGATTCTTTTGATATAGAAGTTGATGAAACGGATATTGATAAATTTTGTGAAGTTGTAAAAGCTATTTCTCCTACTTTTGGTGGAATTAATCTTGAAGATATAAAAGCACCGGAATGTTTTGAAATTGAAAAAAGATTAGTTGAAGAGTTAAATATTCCTGTTATGCATGATGACCAACATGGTACTGCTATTATTACAAGTGCTGCACTTATTAATGCAAGTGAAATGATGGGAGAAAAATTAGAAGATATGAAAGTAGTTGTTGTAGGGGCGGGGGCTTCGGCAATTGCTTGTTCAACAATGTATAAAGAACTTGGAGTAAAAAACTTAATTATGTGTGATTCAAAAGGTGTAATTCACAAAGGAAGAACTGATTTAAACAAATATAAAAAAGAGTTTATTACACAAACTGATATAACGACAATGGAAGAGGCGTTTAAAAATGCCGATATGGTTTTAGGATTATCAAGACCAGGAACATTTACAGTAGAACATATAAAACTTATGAATGATGAACCAATTATCTTTACTTTAGCAAATCCAACTCCAGAACTTTTCCCAGAAGAGGTAAAAGCTGTAAAACCAAAAGCTATAATAGGAACAGGACGTTCAGATTATCCTAATCAAGTAAATAATGTTTTAGGTTTCCCTTTTATTTTCAGAGGTGCACTTGATGTTCAAGCAAGAAAAATAAATATGCATATGAAAAAAGCAGCTGCTTATGCTATTGCAAATCTTGCAAAAGAACCAATAACAGACCAATTAAAAGCTTCATTTGGTGATTTAACTTATGGAAGAGAGTATATTATTCCTATTCCATTTGATAAAAGACTGATGGTTGAAGTATCAAGTGCTGTTGCTTTAGGTGCTGTTGAATCAGGAGTAGCTAGAATAAAAAATTTTGATTTAGAAAAATATAGAGAAAAACTAGCTTCTATGCTATAA
- the purU gene encoding formyltetrahydrofolate deformylase, which yields MEEYILLIDTEDAKGLVYNISKVLFANHLNIEQNAEYVDPETKKFFMRSIISGKVLKNILLKELQEVLPKGASIKLNKKEKKDVVILATKESHVLGDLLIRYIAGELNANIKAVIANHEYLKDLVEKFNIPFTCISAEGLSREEHEDKMIAKISEYEPELIVLAKYMRILTPKFVEAFPKKVLNIHHSFLPAFIGANPYKQAHERGVKIIGATAHYVTDDLDEGPIIFQDVVRVDHSYSWEDMRNAGRNVEKIVLSNAFELLLNDRVFVHGNKTVIL from the coding sequence ATGGAAGAGTATATACTGTTAATTGATACAGAAGATGCAAAAGGATTAGTTTATAATATCTCAAAAGTTCTTTTTGCAAACCACTTAAATATAGAGCAAAATGCTGAATATGTTGACCCTGAAACAAAAAAGTTTTTTATGAGAAGTATAATATCAGGGAAAGTTTTAAAAAATATTTTATTAAAAGAGTTACAAGAAGTTTTACCAAAAGGTGCTTCAATTAAATTAAATAAAAAAGAGAAAAAAGATGTTGTTATTTTAGCAACAAAAGAGTCTCATGTTTTAGGTGATTTATTGATTCGTTATATTGCAGGAGAATTAAATGCAAATATCAAAGCAGTTATTGCAAATCATGAATATTTAAAAGATTTAGTAGAAAAGTTTAATATTCCTTTTACATGTATTAGCGCTGAAGGTCTTAGTAGAGAAGAACACGAAGATAAAATGATTGCAAAAATTTCTGAATATGAACCAGAACTTATCGTTCTTGCAAAATATATGAGAATTTTAACTCCAAAATTTGTAGAAGCATTCCCTAAAAAAGTTTTAAATATTCATCACTCATTTTTACCAGCATTTATTGGAGCAAATCCATATAAACAAGCTCATGAAAGAGGAGTTAAAATCATAGGAGCAACTGCACATTATGTAACTGATGATTTAGATGAAGGTCCGATTATTTTCCAAGATGTAGTAAGAGTTGATCATAGTTATTCTTGGGAAGATATGCGAAATGCAGGAAGAAATGTAGAAAAAATCGTATTATCAAATGCTTTTGAATTACTTTTAAATGATAGAGTATTTGTTCATGGAAACAAAACGGTAATTTTATAA
- a CDS encoding tRNA (cytidine(34)-2'-O)-methyltransferase, protein MFNIVLLEPRIPGNVGTIGRLCFAMNCTLHLIKPYGFGEITEKEVRRAGLDYWYDLDVREYENIEDFWSKNPFNDRHFLATTKTKQVYFDAEYKVGDYIYFGREDAGLPVSLLEKSPKTCITIPMTNEARSLNIANSVSIVAYEALRQNFKDFK, encoded by the coding sequence ATGTTTAATATAGTTTTATTAGAACCACGAATACCTGGAAATGTTGGAACAATTGGAAGACTTTGTTTTGCTATGAATTGTACTTTACATCTTATTAAACCTTATGGTTTTGGTGAGATTACTGAAAAAGAGGTACGTCGCGCAGGACTTGATTATTGGTATGATTTAGATGTTAGAGAATATGAAAATATTGAAGATTTTTGGTCGAAAAATCCTTTTAATGATAGACATTTTTTAGCAACTACTAAAACAAAACAAGTATATTTTGATGCCGAATATAAAGTTGGTGATTATATATATTTTGGTAGAGAAGATGCTGGACTTCCTGTTTCTTTATTAGAAAAAAGTCCTAAAACTTGTATTACAATTCCCATGACAAATGAAGCAAGAAGTTTGAATATTGCAAATTCAGTATCAATCGTAGCTTACGAAGCTTTAAGACAAAACTTTAAAGATTTTAAATAA
- a CDS encoding Na/Pi cotransporter family protein, giving the protein MAKNLLLPFGFLILAYFVISQENFTVILSGIAIFLIGMFFMQEGFKQLSGGILEKLLQKFTSNLFYSILTGFLSTSIVQSSSIISLVVISFLSVELLTLVQGIGIIFGSNLGSTTTAWIVSSLGFDVKISAYAFPMIVFGVVLRFLKSNTYKGIGNVLLGLGFIFLGISYMKDGFDTLKNSIDLASFAMEGPLGIIIYILIGAVATVIIQSSAATLAIIITALSAGSIIYINALSLAIGANVGTTFTAILASLASNENGKRVAFAHFLFNIITATIITLFIYQFKDLVDFLAPYLGISENNYGMKLSLFHTIFSLLGIIILSPFVNQIVKLSEKLIKKKVSALSKPKYLLDSNLNVPDTAIVSIRKESINLYENCQKAMLHALNLHTSNLKTKEDLDLQISKEVTKIDTNIDEIYHSNLKNLYSEIIKYSSFAQENMSSSQQREVANIKRSAKLIIEVLKDTRDIQKNVNFYLKSRNEYIKEEYNILRKELATILIDINMLDSNETDLEKLTQLEVIKSTLQANDFSNTGKIDALIREDKIKATMATSLINDSATVYSIQKKLVEMASILFINNNLLKEIGDTQNEPR; this is encoded by the coding sequence ATGGCAAAAAACTTACTTTTACCTTTTGGATTTCTTATTCTTGCATATTTTGTAATTTCACAAGAAAACTTCACTGTAATCTTGAGTGGAATCGCAATATTTTTGATTGGAATGTTTTTTATGCAAGAAGGATTCAAACAACTTTCTGGTGGTATTTTAGAAAAATTACTTCAAAAATTCACAAGTAATTTGTTTTATTCTATTTTGACTGGATTTTTATCAACATCTATTGTTCAAAGTTCTTCTATTATCTCTTTAGTTGTTATCTCATTTTTATCTGTTGAGTTATTAACTTTAGTTCAAGGAATTGGAATAATCTTTGGTTCAAATTTGGGAAGTACAACTACTGCTTGGATTGTTTCAAGTTTAGGATTTGATGTAAAAATTTCAGCTTATGCTTTTCCTATGATAGTTTTTGGTGTTGTTTTAAGATTTTTAAAAAGTAATACATATAAAGGAATTGGAAATGTTCTTTTAGGATTAGGATTTATTTTTCTTGGAATTTCATATATGAAAGATGGTTTTGATACTTTAAAAAATTCTATTGATTTAGCTTCTTTTGCTATGGAAGGACCTCTTGGAATAATAATCTACATTTTAATTGGAGCTGTTGCAACGGTAATTATTCAATCAAGTGCAGCAACATTGGCTATTATTATCACAGCTTTAAGTGCTGGAAGTATTATTTATATAAATGCTTTATCTTTAGCCATTGGTGCTAATGTAGGAACAACTTTTACAGCTATTTTAGCTTCATTGGCTTCAAATGAAAATGGTAAAAGAGTTGCATTTGCACATTTCCTTTTTAATATAATAACAGCCACAATAATTACCCTATTTATTTATCAATTTAAAGATTTAGTTGATTTCTTAGCTCCATATTTAGGAATTAGTGAAAATAATTATGGAATGAAATTATCACTATTTCATACTATTTTTAGTTTACTTGGAATTATCATACTTTCACCATTTGTGAATCAAATAGTAAAATTATCAGAAAAACTTATTAAGAAAAAAGTATCAGCTTTATCAAAACCAAAATATCTTTTAGATTCAAATTTAAATGTTCCAGATACAGCTATAGTTTCTATTAGAAAAGAGAGTATAAATCTTTATGAAAATTGTCAAAAAGCTATGCTTCATGCTTTAAATCTTCATACAAGTAATCTAAAAACAAAAGAAGATTTAGATTTACAAATTTCTAAAGAAGTTACAAAAATCGATACAAATATTGATGAAATTTATCATTCAAATTTAAAAAACTTATATAGTGAAATCATAAAATATTCTTCTTTTGCTCAAGAAAATATGTCAAGTTCACAACAAAGAGAAGTTGCAAATATAAAAAGAAGTGCAAAATTGATTATTGAAGTTCTAAAAGATACAAGAGATATTCAAAAAAATGTTAATTTTTATTTAAAAAGCCGAAATGAATATATTAAAGAAGAGTATAATATATTAAGAAAAGAGTTAGCAACAATTTTAATAGATATTAATATGCTTGATAGTAATGAAACAGACTTAGAAAAGCTTACTCAATTAGAAGTGATAAAATCAACACTTCAAGCAAATGATTTTTCAAACACAGGAAAGATTGATGCTTTAATTAGAGAAGATAAAATAAAAGCAACAATGGCAACTTCTCTTATAAATGATAGTGCGACTGTTTATTCTATTCAGAAAAAACTTGTTGAAATGGCAAGCATATTATTTATAAATAATAATCTTTTAAAAGAAATAGGAGATACACAAAATGAACCTAGATAA
- a CDS encoding response regulator transcription factor, producing MYKILVLEDDELFSSTLEDFLSDEGFIVDIASDGEECLSLNYEKNYDLYIFDINVPKINGLDLLLNLRKSEDNTPTIFLTSYKDKDTLHDAFLKGCDDYLKKPADLDELLLRIKALLKRNKKQFDIIKLSDNLTFNPLNKRVYENGIDLNLPVKVLELFELFIENRGEIVTKEMIISKLWATSEGYSEGSIRVYINQIKKLFENKDSISNIKGIGYKIEF from the coding sequence TTGTATAAAATTTTAGTTTTAGAAGATGATGAACTTTTTTCCTCAACACTTGAAGATTTTTTAAGTGATGAAGGTTTTATTGTTGATATTGCAAGTGATGGTGAAGAGTGTTTAAGTCTAAATTATGAAAAAAACTATGATTTATATATTTTTGATATAAATGTTCCAAAAATAAATGGTCTTGATTTATTATTAAATTTACGAAAAAGTGAAGATAACACCCCAACTATATTTTTAACTTCATATAAAGATAAAGATACTTTACATGATGCTTTTTTAAAAGGTTGCGATGATTATTTGAAAAAGCCAGCTGATTTAGATGAGTTACTTTTGCGAATAAAAGCTTTATTGAAAAGAAATAAAAAACAATTTGATATTATAAAGTTATCAGATAATTTAACTTTTAATCCTTTGAATAAAAGAGTTTATGAAAATGGAATTGATTTAAATCTTCCAGTAAAAGTTTTAGAATTATTTGAATTATTCATAGAAAATAGAGGAGAAATAGTTACAAAAGAGATGATTATTTCAAAACTTTGGGCTACAAGTGAAGGTTATAGTGAAGGTTCAATTAGAGTTTATATAAATCAAATCAAAAAACTTTTTGAAAATAAAGATTCAATTTCAAATATCAAAGGTATAGGATATAAAATTGAATTCTAA
- a CDS encoding sensor histidine kinase — MNSKKRDFLISISIIFTFCLVIILYLNYFFISKFGLNQDNFIYIIVPLIILGLSIFLSFSISILKPLFKSDEKLELSIKETIHELNIPVSTIKMNTQLLEKTITDEKSLKRLERIKQASNNLLKLYENMEYNIKKEIDKIDKQEFFLDEIINTSIEKFDDIKNDTKIFVNIPNIKVKSDMNGFLKTIDNLISNAIKYNIKENPIVEISYKNSILSIYNSGEKIDTKNLFIVFDKYFQENPSHDGFGLGLAMVKEFCDKNKILINIETLESGNKFNLNLKNIII; from the coding sequence TTGAATTCTAAAAAAAGAGATTTTTTAATCTCAATATCTATAATTTTTACTTTTTGTTTAGTAATTATTTTGTATTTAAACTATTTTTTTATCTCTAAATTTGGTCTAAATCAAGATAATTTTATATATATAATTGTTCCTTTAATAATTTTAGGTTTATCTATATTTCTAAGTTTTTCAATCTCTATTTTAAAACCATTGTTTAAAAGTGATGAGAAATTAGAACTTAGTATAAAAGAGACTATTCATGAACTAAATATTCCAGTTTCAACTATAAAAATGAATACTCAACTTTTAGAAAAAACAATTACAGATGAAAAGAGTTTAAAAAGATTAGAACGAATAAAACAAGCTAGTAATAATCTTTTGAAATTATATGAGAATATGGAATATAATATAAAAAAAGAGATTGATAAAATAGATAAACAAGAGTTTTTTTTAGATGAGATTATAAATACTTCTATTGAAAAATTTGATGATATAAAAAATGATACAAAAATTTTTGTAAATATACCAAATATAAAAGTTAAAAGCGATATGAATGGTTTTTTAAAAACTATTGATAATCTTATTTCAAATGCAATAAAATACAATATTAAAGAAAATCCAATAGTAGAAATTAGCTATAAAAACTCAATTTTATCAATTTATAATTCTGGTGAAAAAATTGACACTAAAAATCTTTTTATAGTTTTTGATAAATATTTCCAAGAAAATCCTTCTCATGATGGTTTTGGTTTAGGACTTGCTATGGTAAAAGAATTTTGTGATAAAAATAAAATTTTGATAAATATCGAAACTTTAGAGTCTGGAAATAAGTTCAATCTAAATTTGAAAAATATAATTATTTAA
- a CDS encoding SPFH domain-containing protein: protein MEPSIVFAIAIIFFVLIIIVKGVKIVPQSDLYLIERLGKFHKVLHGGFHIIIPIIDRVRAVLTSREQLVDIEKQSVITRDNVNISIDGIVFCKVDDAMQATYNVVDFKNAIANLAMTTLRAEIGGMDLDDTLSNRETLNAKLQNELGSAATNWGIKVTRVEISDISVPAEIERAMNMQMEAEREKRAIETKARADKEAVIRKAEAFKQEEVLKAEAIERMADAKRYEQEQMAAGQQEAMRLINISMVENEKAAEFLLAKDRIAAFRALAESNSTDKMILPYEVSQMIGSTSVLGDAFFKGVSNGATNNA, encoded by the coding sequence ATGGAACCAAGTATTGTATTTGCTATTGCAATAATATTTTTTGTTTTGATTATTATTGTAAAAGGTGTAAAAATTGTTCCACAATCAGATTTATACTTAATTGAAAGATTAGGAAAGTTTCATAAAGTTCTGCATGGTGGTTTTCATATTATTATTCCAATTATTGATAGAGTAAGAGCAGTTCTTACTTCAAGAGAACAATTAGTTGATATAGAAAAACAATCAGTTATTACACGAGATAATGTAAATATTTCTATTGATGGAATAGTTTTTTGTAAAGTTGATGATGCAATGCAAGCAACTTATAATGTAGTTGATTTTAAAAATGCAATTGCAAATCTTGCAATGACAACTTTAAGAGCTGAAATTGGTGGAATGGATTTAGATGATACTTTATCAAATAGAGAAACACTTAATGCAAAATTACAAAATGAATTAGGAAGTGCTGCAACAAACTGGGGAATCAAAGTAACTAGAGTTGAAATTTCTGATATTTCAGTTCCTGCTGAAATTGAAAGAGCTATGAATATGCAAATGGAAGCAGAAAGAGAAAAAAGAGCCATTGAAACAAAAGCACGAGCAGATAAAGAAGCAGTGATTAGAAAAGCAGAAGCATTTAAACAAGAAGAAGTTTTAAAAGCAGAAGCAATTGAAAGAATGGCAGATGCAAAAAGATATGAACAAGAACAAATGGCAGCAGGGCAACAAGAAGCTATGAGATTGATTAATATTTCAATGGTCGAAAATGAAAAAGCAGCAGAATTTTTACTTGCAAAAGATAGAATTGCAGCTTTTAGAGCATTGGCTGAAAGTAACTCAACTGATAAAATGATTTTACCTTATGAAGTTTCTCAAATGATAGGTTCAACATCTGTTTTAGGAGATGCTTTTTTCAAAGGTGTAAGTAATGGAGCTACAAATAATGCTTAG
- a CDS encoding NfeD family protein: MELQIMLSAVDPYILLAIGVALIALEALIVSFILIWFGIGFIIVALISYFFIFSGAVWQLAIVSLISLFLILILRKKVLEKFLKSKMEISDDFFNEKGIGEIKNSKVFYKGTYWEIDSKLDEKEFKEGEKVVVLKTSRNSATIEKK, encoded by the coding sequence ATGGAGCTACAAATAATGCTTAGTGCGGTTGATCCATATATATTATTAGCAATAGGTGTAGCTTTGATAGCTTTAGAAGCTTTAATAGTTTCATTTATTCTTATTTGGTTTGGAATAGGTTTTATTATAGTTGCTTTAATTAGTTATTTTTTTATATTTTCAGGAGCTGTTTGGCAATTAGCTATTGTTTCCTTGATTTCATTATTTTTAATATTGATTTTAAGAAAAAAAGTTTTAGAAAAATTTTTAAAATCAAAAATGGAAATATCAGATGATTTTTTTAATGAAAAAGGAATAGGTGAGATAAAAAATTCAAAAGTTTTTTATAAAGGGACTTATTGGGAAATAGATTCAAAACTTGATGAGAAAGAGTTTAAAGAAGGTGAAAAAGTTGTAGTTCTAAAAACTTCTAGAAATAGTGCAACTATTGAAAAAAAGTAG
- a CDS encoding NifB/NifX family molybdenum-iron cluster-binding protein produces the protein MIAIPLNNEEENSGLSKKFGKAKYFAFINNNKIEILKNEQEDKKAVVSWLKDKNVNILIAFHVGEKTFQNLKDNGIKVYFSGTNKIKIDEVLLKYADGELPILNKLSFLCHVV, from the coding sequence ATGATTGCAATACCGTTAAATAATGAAGAAGAAAATAGTGGTTTATCAAAAAAATTTGGAAAAGCGAAATATTTTGCTTTTATAAATAATAATAAAATTGAGATTTTAAAAAATGAACAAGAAGATAAAAAAGCAGTAGTAAGTTGGTTAAAAGATAAAAATGTAAATATTCTTATTGCTTTTCATGTAGGAGAAAAAACTTTTCAAAATTTAAAAGATAATGGTATAAAAGTATATTTTTCTGGTACAAATAAAATTAAAATAGATGAAGTATTATTAAAATATGCAGATGGAGAGTTACCAATTTTGAATAAATTAAGTTTTTTATGTCATGTCGTATAA
- the cydB gene encoding cytochrome d ubiquinol oxidase subunit II, whose product MGFGSLELLTLQQYWWIIISLLGGLFVFIMFVQGGQTLIDKLSENETEKTMLINSIGRKWELGFTTLVLFGGALFAAFPLFYSTSFGGAYWVWLAILFCFIIQAVSYEYRTKPNNFLGQKTYENFLKINGNIGTFLLGVAISTFFSGSEFIVDSNNFVDWQNSLRGLEALLNPYNYLLGFSLVFLAKISGALYFINNINYEKIREKAVYSIKINMIFFLVFFLGFIFWILTKDGFAVQNDGIIFLQEYKYLQNFIEMPIVLSMFLIGVIMVIVAVFVTITFKKTCCIKTGGIGIVLTVMAVLLNVGFNNTSYYPSISDLQSSLTIMNSSGSHYTLMTMSYVSLMVPFVLAYIAYAWYSMDRVKITKDEIESSDSHNY is encoded by the coding sequence ATGGGCTTTGGATCGCTTGAACTTTTAACACTCCAACAATATTGGTGGATAATAATATCTTTATTAGGAGGTCTTTTTGTATTTATAATGTTTGTTCAAGGAGGACAAACCTTAATAGATAAATTAAGTGAAAATGAAACTGAGAAAACTATGTTAATAAATAGTATAGGAAGAAAATGGGAACTTGGTTTTACAACTTTAGTTCTATTTGGTGGAGCATTATTTGCTGCTTTCCCACTATTTTATTCAACAAGTTTTGGTGGAGCTTACTGGGTGTGGTTAGCAATACTTTTTTGTTTTATTATTCAAGCTGTTAGTTATGAATATAGAACAAAACCAAACAATTTTCTTGGACAAAAAACCTATGAAAATTTTTTAAAAATAAATGGAAATATTGGAACATTTTTATTAGGTGTTGCAATTAGTACATTTTTTAGCGGAAGTGAATTTATAGTTGATAGTAATAACTTTGTAGATTGGCAAAATTCATTAAGAGGTTTAGAAGCACTACTTAATCCTTATAATTACTTACTTGGCTTTTCGCTTGTTTTTTTAGCAAAAATAAGTGGAGCTTTATATTTTATAAATAATATAAATTATGAAAAAATTAGAGAAAAAGCTGTTTATTCTATAAAAATAAATATGATTTTTTTCTTAGTTTTCTTTTTAGGATTTATATTTTGGATTCTTACAAAAGATGGATTTGCAGTGCAAAACGATGGTATTATTTTCTTACAAGAATACAAATATCTTCAAAATTTTATAGAAATGCCTATTGTTTTAAGTATGTTTTTAATTGGTGTTATTATGGTTATAGTTGCAGTTTTTGTGACAATTACATTTAAAAAAACGTGTTGCATAAAAACAGGTGGAATTGGAATAGTTCTAACTGTTATGGCTGTGCTTTTAAATGTTGGTTTTAATAACACATCATACTATCCATCAATATCCGATTTGCAAAGTAGTTTAACTATTATGAACAGTTCAGGAAGTCATTATACACTTATGACTATGAGTTATGTTTCTTTAATGGTACCTTTTGTATTAGCTTATATAGCTTATGCTTGGTACAGTATGGATAGAGTAAAAATTACAAAAGATGAAATAGAATCTTCTGATTCTCACAATTATTAA